In Oikeobacillus pervagus, the genomic stretch AGGTGCACTCGTTCAAGGGGGACAATTAAACTCCAATAGCTGCATTGCCTTCCTAACTCAAACGAAAGATTTCCTTGCCGATGAATTTAAGGAGAAATTAGGAAATCGTTTATACGGTTGTGATACTTGTCAAACGGTATGTCCTAAAAATAAGGGGATCGACTTTCATTTTCACGAGGAGATGATTGCGTCTCCTGAATTGGCCAAACCTTTGTTGGAGCCTTTATTAACTATTAGCAATAAAGAATTTAAACAAAAGTTTGGAGTTGTTTCTGGATCTTGGCGTGGAAAAAAGCCGATACAAAGAAATGCGATTATCGCTTTGGCTCATTTTAACGAAGAAAGTTCTCTGCCCATTCTTATTCAAGTGATGAAGGAAGATGTGCGCCCAGTTATCCGCGGAACCGCAGCGTGGGCGATTGGAAAAATTGGTGGAATAAGAGCGAAAGAAGCGCTTTCTGAAGCTAAGGGGAAGGAAAAAGATGAAACGGTTCAACAAGAAATCCAAAAGGCAGAGATCATGCTTCAATAGTGTTTCTCCTCATGTTTCCTGCATAAAGTGAACATGAGGAGGGATTTTTTGTGCGTGATCAATTACAAAAATATTTACAAGCAAGATTAGACCAATGTGTACAATCAAGAAATCCAGATGTATGTGATAAAATGAAAAAAAAGCTTCAATTAATGGAAAAGAGAAATGTTGAAATTGTTAAAGTAACTGGAAAAGGAAACATAATGGAGAATTACGATGACAATGAAATAACGTATCTTTTGCATTTAAATTATGTAATAAAGGATCATGATCTATTCTATATTGAAGAAGAAATCGAGAGAAGAAGGGCGAGTTTTCATAAGAATATTTTAGTAAAAGATGAAGAAATATGGGAAGTAGAGGGGGGGCCTCTTGAATGGGAACTAGAAAAAGACCAGGAGAATGAGCGGGTTCCTTTTATATATAATCGATTGAAGGCCGTCCAATATGCGGAACGATGGTGGAATGATTATAATCCTGCTTATAAAAAATTTGATGTGGATTGTACCAATTATATTTCACAATGTCTTCATGCAGGGGGAGCTCCAATGCGTGGATATCCGAATCGAAATAAGGGCTGGTGGATGAGAAGCAATAATTGGAGTTTCAGTTGGTCTGTTGCCCATGCTTTTCGTTGGTATTTAGGGACATCAACAGTGGGGTTACGGGCTAAAGAAGTGAGTACACCAGAGCAACTACAATTGGGAGATGTCATTTGCTACGACTTTCAAGGAGACGGAAGATTTGACCATACAACGATTGTAACAGGAAAAGATGCGAACGGAATGCCCCTTGTGAATGCCCATACGTCGAATAGCAGATTACGCTATTGGAATTATGAAGATTCAACTGCATATACACCAAATATTCAATATAAATTTTTTACGATTGTCGATGATCCATCATAAAACCGTGTTCAATTGAAAAATGGTATAATATATTATTATTCAGAGTTTAAATTAGAGGTGAAGAAATTTGTCTATACATGTCGTACTATATCAACCAGAAATTCCAGCAAATACTGGAAATATTGCTAGAACTTGTGCCGCTACCGACACAACTCTTCATTTAATACGACCTTTAGGTTTTTCAACAGATGATAAAATGCTAAAACGTGCCGGTTTAGATTACTGGAAATTTGTGAATATCATTTATTATGACTCCATTGAAGAGTTTGCTGAGAAAAATAAAGATGGGGAGTTTTATTACATTACGAAATTCGGAAAAAAACACTATTCCTCCTTTGATTTTTCTAATACAGAAAAACAACACTACTTCATTTTTGGTCGTGAAACAACAGGGTTACCAAAAGATCTTTTAGTGAAAAATAAAGAACATTGTTTAAGGATTCCAATGAATGAGGAAGACCATGTTCGTGCTCTTAATTTATCCAATACTGCGGCCATCCTAGTTTATGAAGCACTTCGTCAACAACAATTTCCTGGTTTACATTAAGATTCATCTTAATTATTCTGTTTTATACATGAAAAAGGCGCTATCCTATTTGGGTAGCGCCTTTTTCATCATTATGGACCCCGACTGTTAACTCCCCTTTTAAAGGGCGGAATACAGTCTGTTTTCCTTATTTATTTGTACCAGGTTTATCCTCATAACCAGATGTAAAGATTGCTGTTAGGAATGCAAGTATGACTCCAATAACAATAAGTGTATTCATAGTAGCAGCCTCCTTTTGATTAATATGTACCAATGTGAAGTTTTCACTTATCCTATTATATCTTAAATTTTACAGGAGAGGAACGTTATTTTCAATGGAAAGACAAGTAGGCTGAGGAAGTTTCTTTTTTTGTCAAAAAACAATGAATGTTGAATTAAGTATACGTTTTTAGCATGTTCAGTTGTTAGAAGGCATAGATTATATTAATCGTCTCGCAAAAGAAAGAGGGGGAGGCATTTATGGATATTTTAAAAAAGATCGAGCAACATCGCGAAGCTGAGGAAAAGATGAAATGGGAAGGGACATTTGCCGATTATTTAAATATTATTAAAGAGAAGCCATGGGTTGCTCAATCAGCACATTCAAGAGTATACAGTATGATTAAAGATGCCGGTGTGGAAGAGATAAATGGAAAAAGAAAGTATAACTTCTT encodes the following:
- a CDS encoding amidase domain-containing protein; this translates as MRDQLQKYLQARLDQCVQSRNPDVCDKMKKKLQLMEKRNVEIVKVTGKGNIMENYDDNEITYLLHLNYVIKDHDLFYIEEEIERRRASFHKNILVKDEEIWEVEGGPLEWELEKDQENERVPFIYNRLKAVQYAERWWNDYNPAYKKFDVDCTNYISQCLHAGGAPMRGYPNRNKGWWMRSNNWSFSWSVAHAFRWYLGTSTVGLRAKEVSTPEQLQLGDVICYDFQGDGRFDHTTIVTGKDANGMPLVNAHTSNSRLRYWNYEDSTAYTPNIQYKFFTIVDDPS
- the trmL gene encoding tRNA (uridine(34)/cytosine(34)/5-carboxymethylaminomethyluridine(34)-2'-O)-methyltransferase TrmL encodes the protein MSIHVVLYQPEIPANTGNIARTCAATDTTLHLIRPLGFSTDDKMLKRAGLDYWKFVNIIYYDSIEEFAEKNKDGEFYYITKFGKKHYSSFDFSNTEKQHYFIFGRETTGLPKDLLVKNKEHCLRIPMNEEDHVRALNLSNTAAILVYEALRQQQFPGLH